GTTCGCGGCCGAGAAGGAGGGCTTCACCGCGGTCAAGCACCAGCGCGAGGTCGGCACCGGCTATTTCGACGCGGTCAGCGTCGCGGTTTCGGGCGGCAAGTCCTCCACCACCGCGATGAAGGACAGCACCGAGAGCGACCAGTTCCACTGATCCGCTCCACCGGACGCGGATCACCGTATTTCACCCAGCGAGACCTCAACCTTTCGAAAGCGATGGAGATTGTCATGGGAAGCAGCAATCGTTTCTGGGTCGTCGGCGGCGAGTACAAGGACACCCGTTTCTCCGAGATGAAGGACGGCACCCAGAAGATGTTCGGGCCCTTCGACAGCTACGAGAAGGCCCGGTCCAAGTGGCAGGTCCAGGCGGAGGCGACCCGCAGCAACTGCCACATGCGGTTCACCATCGCGCGGGAAGGCTGACGGCGCGGCAGCGTCGTATCCCTCCGGACGTTGGAGCGGACCGGCGGCGGCGAGGTCACTCGCCGCCGCCTTCGTATGTTCGTCTTTATCTTTGTCGGCACAACCGCACCGATGCCGATCATTTCAAGGTTTGCGCTGGACGCGTATCTCGTATGTGTAAAATCATATCGCTTGTCCCACCAATCACCGGGTTCCGAGCGGATAAGTTGATCATGGCGGCATTGCGCCACTACCGGCCAGGCGGCGGCCGGTACCGATCGGTTGCGCTGCGGAATTAAACATTGACTTGGCGCATGAAAGCCGCCACTTAACCTTCATGCTTCGAAAAGCTTGACGGTGCCTTTGCGCCCCGGCTACGGTCGCGCCCCTTCCGGGACAGACCGTCTCACAGGCATCTGCATCTCGCGCGTTGGCCGAGCCCAATTTGGATCCGTTCAGATCAGGGGATCCGTTCAGATCGGGGATCGGTGGATCGAGCCGCTTCACGGCGGACCTCGCTGCGATCTTTACAGTTGCCGACGTGGTTCGCCGGGTTGTCGCAGCCGCGGCGGGCCGAAGCGTCCGACGTCACACGACACAACCAATGGAGGATTGCTTTGATGGATCAACCGCTCGCGGGCAAGACCATCGCCATCCTGGTGGCCAACGGTTTCGAAGAAACCGAGATGACCGAGCCCCAGCGTGCCCTGCTCAAGACCGGTGCCAGCCTTAAGGTGATTTCGCCTGAGCAAGGTCTGGTGAATGGTTGGCATGGCAAGGCCTGGGGACATTATTTCCCGGTCGATCAGCAGATCACCGAGGTCCTGGCGGCCGATTTCGACATGCTGATCCTGCCCGGCGGCGAACGCAGCGTGGCGAAGCTTGCCGGCAACGCCCATGTCCGCCGGATCATCAGCAGCTTCATGGAC
This Skermanella mucosa DNA region includes the following protein-coding sequences:
- a CDS encoding DUF4170 domain-containing protein, with translation MGSSNRFWVVGGEYKDTRFSEMKDGTQKMFGPFDSYEKARSKWQVQAEATRSNCHMRFTIAREG
- a CDS encoding DJ-1/PfpI family protein — translated: MDQPLAGKTIAILVANGFEETEMTEPQRALLKTGASLKVISPEQGLVNGWHGKAWGHYFPVDQQITEVLAADFDMLILPGGERSVAKLAGNAHVRRIISSFMDGGKPVAAIDDGVSLLAVAQKASGRTMTASPTVRETLEAAGAVWSDEPITLDKALVTADGLDSLPAFVDQLVKSFTDAAQVKKAA